The genomic segment ACTGCGATCACCGCTGTGCGCCTGGCCTGCGATTGCCTCGCGCAGCGCCGTCACACCCTCCTGCTTCACGCCCACGTAGAACATGCCGATGATGTTCCCCGCCGCATCGCGCAACGGCTCGTAGGCCGAGATGTACCACGCGTTGACGACGAATGCACGGCCCCGGTAGGTCTGCCCGGACAGTACCGTTCTCACAACATCATTCGGCGTCCCGCTCTGCTCAATCGCCGGCATGAATGTTCCTATCGCGCGTTCACCATTCGCAGTAGCCACAGTCGTGGCCACGCGCAGCATGTCGCCTGCAGCATTCACCCGCTGGAAGAGCGTTACCGTCTCGCCGGTCTGCTTGGTGATCTCATCGATCACCGGAATGGAATGGCTGAAGCTCACATCGGGGCGCAGTGGCGTTCCCTTTAGCGACCACTGCGGCGCCGCGATCGTTTTCTTTTCGTGCGTGAACTGGTTGACGGCGTCCCACGTCACCGTGCCGCTACCGGTCTGCACGCCACCGGCCTGCTTCAGCGCGGCATCGCCCAGTTTCAGGCTTGTATCCACCGCGTTCTGCACCAGATCCTGCGACAGCTTGCAGATGCTGTAGGTCTTCTCCGCGCTCCGGGCCAGGCGGTCCTGCATAATGCCGATGACTTCATCGGACACCGCCTTGCTCGCGCGGTTCTCGTTGACCACCACCAGGATGGCGACCACCACCGTGGCAAGCATCGCTGAAAAAGTTCCAAGGTACGTGATCTGTTGTCGAAGGGAGAGGTTCTGTCTACGCATTTACCCGGCGCTTCCATTCAGAGCGGTTTCTTTGTCGGGATAGATATCAAGCAATCGCTGGAACCCTGAGATCTCGATAACTTCGAGTATCTGCGGCGGAACCGAAAAGATCCCCGTACGCCCTCCACGCTGCGATGTATGTTTGATGATCCTCAGAATCGATCGCAGTCCCACGCTGCTCACATAAGTCATCGCCGACGCATCGAGCAGAATGCGCGGATATTTTTCTTCGAATAGCGCGGCGGTCTGTGCGTCGAACACTGGAGCGCTCACCGTATCAAGTCGGCCGGAGATCGATACCACCGGAATGCCCTGCACGCACACGATGGACGCAGGAACCGACGCAGGGGGAATGGTTTGCATATTCGAAACGCTACTAGAAACAGCGACCTATGGGTAGCAAAAAGTGCGGACCTGCCAGATCGCCTGTTACCACGCGCATGCCCCGTCCTTCAGTGGAGCCGCTTGGTCAGCGTCAGCCGGTTCGTACCGTTGCGCCGCTCGTAAGCCATGCCGTCCGCGAGGCTGCGCAGCAGGTGGATGCCCAGCCCGCCAATCGGCCGATCCTCCGCTGGCCCCGTCAGATCAGGCGTTCCCTGCGCCAGCGGATCGAACTCGTGTCCATCGTCTTCAAGCGTCATCGTCAGCGTCTGATCGGCGACGCTCAGCGTAATCACAATCGTGTGCTCGCCTTTATCCTCGTAGCCGTAATGAATGCAGTTGGTGACAAGTTCTTCAATCGCCAGCGGCACCAGGTACATCGCCTTCGGTGAGGGATCGTAGGCCTCGAGCCACGCCTCCGCCTTGGCCGCCGCCGGCGCGATGGCTCCGTGGGTATTCTTCACCTCGATCGTCAGGCTTTCACCCACTCCGCTCTGAACCCCGCCCTCTAAGTTTCCCTGAGATTACAGGCACCTACTTCCACGCGCAAGAGTCTATACCTCTTCTTTACCATTGCTAGTAACTCCAATTCCCTTGCCTTCCCCTCAACCTCACATGTATTGTTCACAATCAGTTCCCCGTTCTCAATAACAGGATCTCCCCCGATGATTGCAGTCCTCAAGAAGATTGCCTTGGGCCTGGCTCTGATCGCCGTGTCGGCAGCCATCTTGCTTTACTCCGACCTGGCTTCACGCCGCGTGACGGCCGATGCCGGCCCTGCCAAACACCAGCTCAGATTGGCCGTGGTGCAGCACGCCGCCATCCCCACGCTCGACGACGGCGTCTCCGGCGCGCTGGCTGCTCTCAAGGAGCGCGGCTACTCCGACGGGGATCGCATCTCCGTCCGCGCTTACAACGCCCAGGGTGACATCGGCACCGCCAATGCCATCGCGAAGGAAGTCACCAGCGGCGACTTCGACCTCATCTTTTCGGTCTCCACTATCAGCCTGCAGACCATCGCCAACGCCAACCGCTTCGCCACTCCGCCGCGAACGCATGTCTTCTCCCTGGTCAGCGATCCCTATGCGGTGGGCGTGGGCGTCAGCCGCGACAACCACATGCAGCATCCGCCCTACATGACCGGCTACGGAAGCCTGGCGCCTGTGGAGGACGCATTCAAGCTGGCGCGACAATTGAATCCTGGCCTCAAGCGTGTCGGTCTCGTATGGGACCCCTCTGAAGCCAACTCCGTGGTTACCACCACGCTCGCGCGGTCTGTCTGCGCGAAGATGGGACTCACGCTCGTTGAAGCCAACGCTGAAAATTCGACCGCCATCAGCGACGCCGTCGGCTCACTCATCACCCGCAACATCGACGCCATCTGGATCAGCCCCGATCTCGTCGCCGCACATGGACTCGATCTCATCGTCAGCAAGGCCCGCACGGCGCGCATCCCCGTCTTCACCTCTGTCCCGCGCAAGCAGCCCACCGGCGCCCTGTTTGAACTCGGCGCGAACTACTTCGCGATCGGCCATTCAGCTGGCCTTCTCGCTGCGGACGTTCTCGACGGCAAAAGCCCGTCATCCGTTCCGGTCGAAAACATCATGCCCGTCACACTGCAGATCAACAAGCTCGCGCTGAACAATCTGCGCGACAAGTGGACCCTGCCCGACTCAGTTCTCGCGCAAGCCGACGTAATCGAAGACGAAACCGGCCGCCACACGAAAGATCAGACCGTCGCGTCAGTCGGCCACTAGTCTCTGTTTTGCCCTGACACTTGATCACCTGACCACGTTGCCACTGGAGTAGTAAATGCAGATCACCGAGCATCCCGGCGCAGAACTCGTTGAGCTTCGGCTCACCGGCCGCATCGACGCCACCTGGGCCGAGCACCTCAGCTCCACCATTGAGAACGCGGTCCGCGGCGGCGCGCATCGCGTCGTGCTCAACTTCGCCGGCGTCGAATACATCAGCTCCCTCGGCATCCGCGTCCTGCTCGTGCAGTACAAGCTCCTGAAATCAGTCAAGGGCAGCCTCATCATCACCCACGCTAGCGACTTTTGCCGCAACGTGTTCACCACCGTCGGCCTCGGCGAACTCCTCAGCAAAGACGATCCCGCCGCAGCCCCGGCGCCTCTGGTCGCGCCCAAACAGCGCCGTAGCGGAGCCGACTATGAAATCTATCCCCAACAGGTCGTGAAGCGTCTCACATGCGCGATGATCGGCGACCCCTCTCGTCTCACCACCGCCGGATTCACGTCGAACGACTGCCGCCCCCTTACCTTCGCCACCGGCTCCTTCGGCATCGGGCTTGGTGCCTTCGGACAGGGCTATGACGACTGCGCCAACCGCTTCGGCGAATTCCTCGCGGCCGGCGGATGCGCCATCGCCCTGCCCACCAGCGACCGGCATGCGCTACCCGACTACGTTGTCGAAGAAGGCACGCTCGTTCCGCAGGTTGAAACCCTCTACGCTCTCTCCGGCGCGGGCGACTTCTCCACCATGATCCGTTTCGACTCCACCTCCGACGGCCCCGGCAAAATCGGCCTCACCGAACTCGTCGACAATCTCGTCGATATCTCAACCGCGGAGACCATCGCATTTGTTGTTCTCGCTGAAGCCGCAGGACTCGTCGGCGCAACGCTGCGCAAATCACCGGCCGGTCAGCCTCTCGTACAAACGCTTCCCGGCGTGCGCGACTGGCTCTCCTTCACCACCGAGCGCAGCAGCGAAAAGACTCTGTGCCTGCTCGTAGGCGTCGCCGCCCGCAGCACAGGCCACACCACGGCAAAGTTCCTCCGGCCCTTGAAGACGGACTCCGCAATATCCGCGCACATCCATGCGGCTGTGTTTCCCTACCGCCCCGTGCAGCGTGGCGAGCTGCCCTTCGGCAAAACCGTCGCCGACCTCCTCAACGCATCCAGCCCCAACGCCGTCCTGCACCTCATGGCCGACACTCGCCCCTTCGAAGGCGTGGGCGAAACCGACCTCGCCCGCGGCGCCTGCTGGATTGGCCCCATCTCCCAACTGACACAAGGATGACTCCCTCATGACTCTGCTGGTTGGCGCTCTCACTCTGGGACTGATCCTCGCCCTGCTCGCTCTGGGCGTTTACGTAAGCTTCCGCATCTTCAACATCCCTGACATGACAGCGGAAGGCACCGTCACTCTCGGCGCATCGGTTGCCGCCGCGCTCATGGTGCACGGCTGGAATCCGATCCTCGCTACCGCAGCCGCTGCACTCGCTGGAGCCGCTGCCGGCGCTGTGACGGGCGTGCTCGCCACCAAGTGCCGCATCAATCCTCTGCTCAGCGGCATCCTGGTCATGACTGCCCTTTACAGCGTGAACCTCCACGTCATGGGCCGCAGCAATCTTCCGCTGCTCGAAGTCAGGACGCTGGCCACATCCGCTGAAAACATCGGCGGCAACCTCTTCGGCGGCCCCGGTGACCTCGACGTCTTCGGCTGGGCCGTCAGCACGCGCGACGCCTCCATGCTCCTCGCCTGCTTCCTCTTCATCATCCTCGTCGGCATCCTGCTCTACGGCTTCTTCCGCACCGACATGGGCACCGCCATGCGCGCCACCGGCGACAACCCCGCCATGATCTGCGCGCTCGGCGTCTCCGTCGACACGGCAACCATCTTCGGCCTCGCTATGTCGAACGCCATGATCGCCCTCTGCGGCGCGCTCATCGCCCAGTACCAAGGCTTCGCCGACGTGCAGATGGGCATCGGCATGGTCGTCCTCGGCATTGCCTCCGTCATCATCGGTGAAGCGCTCGTCGGCTCCCGCGCCGTGGGCCTGCTCATCGTAGGAACCGTCATGGGCTCGGTGCTCTTCCGCCTGCTCGTCGCCATCGCCCTGCGCTGGGGACTCAGCCCCAACGACCTCAAGCTCATCACCGCGGTCTTCGTCTTCGCAGCGCTCGTCGTTCCCGACCTCGGCCGCCGCTACAAGGCCAGCCGCGAACGCTCTCGTCAACTCCACGCTCAAACGGCGGATGCCTATGCTGCAGATTAGCAAGATCACAAAGACCTTCAATCCCGGCACGCCCAACGAGGTCCGCGCCCTGCGCAACGTCTCCCTCACGCTGCCCGCAGGCACGTTCCTCATCGTCATCGGCACCAACGGCTCCGGCAAATCGACGCTGCTCAACGCCGTCGCGGGAACGTTCTACGTCGATGCTGGCGCCATCTCCATCGCCGGCCAGAACATCACCCGCTGGCCTGAGCACCGGCGCGCCAAATTCGTTGGCCGCGTGTTTCAGGACCCCTTCCGCGGCACTGCGCCCACCATGTCCATCGCTGAGAACCTCGTCCTCGCCTCGCGCCGCGGACGCCCTCGCTCGCTCGGCATCGCCGTGCACGGCAAGGTTCGCGACGACCTCCGCGCCCGCATCCGCCCGCTGAACATGGGACTCGAAGACCGCCTCGACAACCCCATCGGCTCGCTCTCCGGCGGGCAGCGCCAGGCCCTCACGCTCCTCATGGCATCGTGGCTCAAGCCCGAACTGCTCTTGCTCGACGAGCACACCGCCGCGCTCGACCCCAAGACCGCCGACCAGGTCATCCGACTCACGCACGACATCATCGAGCACGACAAGCTCACCACGCTCATGGTCACGCACTCCATGCAGCAGGCCTGCAATCTCGGTCATCGCATCGTCATGATGCACAAAGGCCGCGTCCTACACGACCTACAAGGCCCCGAGCGCGCCCGCGTGCGGCCGGAAGATTTGCTGAGCCGTTTCGAAGACGTCCGCCGCCGCGAGCAACTCGACAGCTCCGTCGCCGAAATGCTCACCACCAGCTACGTATAGCTCTTGTAGCGCCGGTCTCCAGACCGGCTGTCGTGGCGATCTCCTGATCGCCACACCACGGACAACTGAAACTGACAACTCCCCGGAGGCCCGATGTCCCGCATCACTCGCCGCAGCATGATCGTTCAATCCGCAGCCGGTGCCCTCGCTCTCGCCGGATGCAAGCACATGCCCACAGGCGCTTCCACCGCAACCGGCAGCGGCAACAAGAAGCTCGGCCTCGTCTACTTCGCCCCCGAAGAAGGCGCCGACCTCTGCATGAAGGGCATCTGGGACGGTCTCAAGCAGCAGGGCTTCGAGAAAGACAAGAACCTCACCGTCCTCACCGCGCACGCCAATGGCGAGATCTCGCAGATCCCCATGCTCATCCAGAACTACATCACCCAGGGCGTCGACCTCATCATGACGATGACCACGCCCGTACTTACCGCGGCCTGCAGCGCCGCGCGCAACAGCAAGGTCGTCTTCACCTACTGCTACGATCCCATCGCGGCCGGCGCAGGCTCGAGCTTCACCAGCCACCTGTCCAACATCACGGGAGTCGGCTCCTTCCCACCCGTCGACAAGACCGTCGACCTCATCAAGCGCCTCATTCCCGGCGTCAAGTCTGTCGCGACCGTCTACAACAACTCTGAAGCAAACTCGGTGAAAGTCATCTCCGTCGGCCGCGAAGAATTCAAGAAGGCCGGCATCAAGCTCGAGGAAGTCACGGCCAACAACACCAGCGAAGTCTTCCAGGCCGCGCAGGTCGCCTGCTACCGCAACGTGCAGGCCCTCTGGATCACCGGCGACAACACCGCCCTCCAGAGCTTCGACGCCATCGTCAAAGCAGCCAAAGCCGCG from the Occallatibacter riparius genome contains:
- a CDS encoding STAS domain-containing protein yields the protein MQTIPPASVPASIVCVQGIPVVSISGRLDTVSAPVFDAQTAALFEEKYPRILLDASAMTYVSSVGLRSILRIIKHTSQRGGRTGIFSVPPQILEVIEISGFQRLLDIYPDKETALNGSAG
- a CDS encoding ATP-binding protein → MGESLTIEVKNTHGAIAPAAAKAEAWLEAYDPSPKAMYLVPLAIEELVTNCIHYGYEDKGEHTIVITLSVADQTLTMTLEDDGHEFDPLAQGTPDLTGPAEDRPIGGLGIHLLRSLADGMAYERRNGTNRLTLTKRLH
- a CDS encoding ABC transporter substrate-binding protein; this encodes MIAVLKKIALGLALIAVSAAILLYSDLASRRVTADAGPAKHQLRLAVVQHAAIPTLDDGVSGALAALKERGYSDGDRISVRAYNAQGDIGTANAIAKEVTSGDFDLIFSVSTISLQTIANANRFATPPRTHVFSLVSDPYAVGVGVSRDNHMQHPPYMTGYGSLAPVEDAFKLARQLNPGLKRVGLVWDPSEANSVVTTTLARSVCAKMGLTLVEANAENSTAISDAVGSLITRNIDAIWISPDLVAAHGLDLIVSKARTARIPVFTSVPRKQPTGALFELGANYFAIGHSAGLLAADVLDGKSPSSVPVENIMPVTLQINKLALNNLRDKWTLPDSVLAQADVIEDETGRHTKDQTVASVGH
- a CDS encoding STAS domain-containing protein; the encoded protein is MQITEHPGAELVELRLTGRIDATWAEHLSSTIENAVRGGAHRVVLNFAGVEYISSLGIRVLLVQYKLLKSVKGSLIITHASDFCRNVFTTVGLGELLSKDDPAAAPAPLVAPKQRRSGADYEIYPQQVVKRLTCAMIGDPSRLTTAGFTSNDCRPLTFATGSFGIGLGAFGQGYDDCANRFGEFLAAGGCAIALPTSDRHALPDYVVEEGTLVPQVETLYALSGAGDFSTMIRFDSTSDGPGKIGLTELVDNLVDISTAETIAFVVLAEAAGLVGATLRKSPAGQPLVQTLPGVRDWLSFTTERSSEKTLCLLVGVAARSTGHTTAKFLRPLKTDSAISAHIHAAVFPYRPVQRGELPFGKTVADLLNASSPNAVLHLMADTRPFEGVGETDLARGACWIGPISQLTQG
- a CDS encoding ABC transporter permease yields the protein MTLLVGALTLGLILALLALGVYVSFRIFNIPDMTAEGTVTLGASVAAALMVHGWNPILATAAAALAGAAAGAVTGVLATKCRINPLLSGILVMTALYSVNLHVMGRSNLPLLEVRTLATSAENIGGNLFGGPGDLDVFGWAVSTRDASMLLACFLFIILVGILLYGFFRTDMGTAMRATGDNPAMICALGVSVDTATIFGLAMSNAMIALCGALIAQYQGFADVQMGIGMVVLGIASVIIGEALVGSRAVGLLIVGTVMGSVLFRLLVAIALRWGLSPNDLKLITAVFVFAALVVPDLGRRYKASRERSRQLHAQTADAYAAD
- a CDS encoding ABC transporter ATP-binding protein encodes the protein MLQISKITKTFNPGTPNEVRALRNVSLTLPAGTFLIVIGTNGSGKSTLLNAVAGTFYVDAGAISIAGQNITRWPEHRRAKFVGRVFQDPFRGTAPTMSIAENLVLASRRGRPRSLGIAVHGKVRDDLRARIRPLNMGLEDRLDNPIGSLSGGQRQALTLLMASWLKPELLLLDEHTAALDPKTADQVIRLTHDIIEHDKLTTLMVTHSMQQACNLGHRIVMMHKGRVLHDLQGPERARVRPEDLLSRFEDVRRREQLDSSVAEMLTTSYV
- a CDS encoding ABC transporter substrate-binding protein, yielding MSRITRRSMIVQSAAGALALAGCKHMPTGASTATGSGNKKLGLVYFAPEEGADLCMKGIWDGLKQQGFEKDKNLTVLTAHANGEISQIPMLIQNYITQGVDLIMTMTTPVLTAACSAARNSKVVFTYCYDPIAAGAGSSFTSHLSNITGVGSFPPVDKTVDLIKRLIPGVKSVATVYNNSEANSVKVISVGREEFKKAGIKLEEVTANNTSEVFQAAQVACYRNVQALWITGDNTALQSFDAIVKAAKAAHMPLIINDPEFTNRGAVACVGLGWLPPGKAGGILAARVLKGESPANIPIQEVAEQKLVLNHDVAKELKLTFPADLEKAAQAQA